One part of the Sciurus carolinensis chromosome 4, mSciCar1.2, whole genome shotgun sequence genome encodes these proteins:
- the Dazap2 gene encoding DAZ-associated protein 2, producing MNSKGQYPTQPTYPVQPPGNPVYPQTLHLPQAPPYTDAPPAYSELYRPSFVHPGAATVPTMSAAFPGASLYLPMAQSVAVGPLGSTIPMAYYPVGPIYPPGSTVLVEGGYDAGARFGAGATAGNIPPPPPGCPPNAAQLAVMQGANVLVTQRKGNFFMGGSDGGYTIW from the exons ATGAACAGCAAAG GTCAGTATCCAACGCAGCCAACCTACCCAGTGCAGCCTCCTGGGAATCCAGTATACCCTCAGACCTTGCATCTTCCTCAGGCTCCACCCTATACTGATGCTCCACCTGCTTACTCAGAG CTCTATCGTCCGAGCTTTGTGCACCCAGGGGCTGCCACAGTCCCTACCATGTCAGCTGCATTTCCTGGCGCCTCTCTGTATCTTCCCATGGCCCAGTCTGTGGCTGTCGGGCCTTTAGGTTCCACAATCCCTATGGCTTATTATCCAGTTGGTCCCATCTATCCACCTGGTTCAACAGTGCTGGTGGAAGGAGGGTATGATGCAGGTGCCAGATTTGGAGCTGGGGCTACTGCTGGCAACATTCCT CCTCCGCCTCCTGGATGCCCTCCCAATGCTGCTCAGCTTGCAGTCATGCAGGGAGCCAACGTCCTTGTAACTCAGCGGAAGGGAAACTTCTTCATGGGTGGCTCAGATGGTGGCTACACCATCTGGTGA
- the Smagp gene encoding small cell adhesion glycoprotein: MTDLRTTPSPGELTTPLLQATEALSPEAEEASTALIAVVITVVFLTLLSVVILIFFYLYKNKGSYVTYEPAEGEPSTILQMESDSAKGREKEEYFI, from the exons ATGACTGACCTCCGGACCACACCTTCTCCTGGAG AACTGACCACCCCACTTCTGCAGGCCACTGAGGCCTTGTCCCCAGAAGCTGAAGAAGCCAGCACAGCACTTATTGCAG TTGTTATCACCGTGGTCTTCCTCACCCTGCTCTCGGTCGTGATCTTGATCTTCTTTTACCTGTACAAGAACAAAGGCAGCTACGTCACCTACGAACCTGCAGAAGGCGAGCCCAGCACCATCCTCCAGATGGAGAGTGACTCAGCcaagggcagagagaaggaggagtATTTCATCTAA